A genomic region of Trichothermofontia sichuanensis B231 contains the following coding sequences:
- the ruvA gene encoding Holliday junction branch migration protein RuvA produces MISYLKGTIAGIQKIGHRVILVLEVQQVGYEVQIPARFMAELAGVGEPLQIFTHQYVREDQMALFGFGSAAERDLFRQLISVSGIGTQLALALIDTLGLQDLVQAIVSGNTRVLSRTPGVGHKTAERIALELRAKLAEWRDQAGLVTTPLAGPTLAIQEDVEMTLLALGYTNTEVTQALQAVGQETVLAKNADAEAWIRAAIAWLSR; encoded by the coding sequence ATGATTAGTTATCTCAAGGGTACGATCGCGGGCATTCAGAAAATTGGCCATCGGGTCATTCTGGTCTTGGAGGTGCAGCAGGTGGGCTATGAGGTGCAAATCCCGGCCCGGTTCATGGCCGAATTGGCAGGGGTGGGGGAACCGCTCCAGATCTTTACCCACCAGTACGTGCGCGAAGACCAGATGGCTCTCTTTGGGTTTGGCAGTGCGGCTGAACGGGATCTGTTTCGTCAGTTAATTAGCGTGAGTGGCATCGGCACCCAACTGGCCCTAGCGCTGATTGATACGTTGGGACTACAGGATTTGGTGCAGGCGATCGTCAGTGGCAATACCCGTGTCCTTAGCCGCACACCGGGGGTGGGCCATAAAACCGCTGAGCGGATTGCACTGGAACTCAGGGCGAAGCTAGCAGAATGGCGAGATCAAGCTGGATTGGTGACAACTCCCTTGGCGGGGCCAACCCTGGCGATCCAGGAGGATGTGGAGATGACCCTCTTGGCGTTGGGGTATACGAATACGGAAGTGACCCAAGCCCTGCAAGCGGTGGGGCAGGAGACCGTGTTGGCCAAAAATGCGGATGCGGAGGCGTGGATTCGGGCCGCGATCGCCTGGTTAAGTCGTTAG
- a CDS encoding Calvin cycle protein CP12: protein MIDNLQEKIEKERAAARAVCESGASAGECAAAWDAVEELQAEASHQRQTKPKNSFEQYCSDNPDAAECRLYDD, encoded by the coding sequence ATGATCGATAATCTCCAAGAGAAAATTGAGAAAGAGCGGGCAGCAGCCCGTGCTGTTTGCGAATCGGGAGCCAGTGCAGGTGAATGTGCAGCGGCTTGGGATGCGGTGGAGGAACTCCAGGCAGAGGCATCCCACCAGCGTCAGACGAAGCCGAAGAATTCCTTTGAGCAGTACTGCAGCGATAATCCTGATGCGGCGGAATGCCGACTCTACGACGACTAG
- a CDS encoding nSTAND1 domain-containing NTPase — protein sequence MSRDAVVVGINRYQYLSNLQAPAQDAEAIAHCLHTYGDFRVNRLPEVIDQQRPKVGVNTPVTRQELETALVQLFKPKGKYIPNTALFYYSGHGLQKDTGIQEGYLATSDANPSQGMYGLSLFWLRRLLQESPVRQRIILLDCCHSGELLNFLEADPGATPGTDRLFMAASREYEAAYESLEGTYSVFTQALLRGLDPEAHGTVTNYALTSWVSHALKGELQQPLFECSGREIVLTSCRLASEGAAATAAGGAEPVAVVDPSSQRCPFPGLRPLTRDDPSLLPSRAEIIARLYERLREYTQVTLTGVSGSGKTSLLQQELLAHSQTQSWQLRYVTPGPDPLQSLALTFVTNTAIGIDRASQLHQAIALLEQGGTGLVCLCDASLGTAEGTLLVIDHLESLLQPSLDSHNGSDVNQMATPTAGRFLTTLVEAARQQPERVRILWCVRQDYLAEWTHFTQTLMPDTPMDVVTLTPPTPAQIHYGLTEGLGQVGYRLEPHLLYTLSLELGIRNAEPQENRAVALPLLQLLLHELWQRSPALRSPGQMSAPRVVSAGTYAHVDGIRGVIHRHADAVLARLSPAERAIARRLFLALVHLQTGQAMVPRRVRKDDLLARVQAMPGARSVFETLVATRLLVLDRQNVEVSHPELVRSWPPLQAWVAEQQDSLYLQQQVEQAAHEWQQTATALGHPVRVPAPLAKDRPWTTPVAPSLWVASPQGQWLQGDLLAAAVRHYEQCPYDFSPLAQRYIALSHREQQRLRQQTQRLRAIVPLVLLLGLGAGIWQYCAQVRQEYQLRVARSRERAAIAQTILQDPQRDPTAALLISRVAVEQDWRTPEAQASLRTALQRLQPLVAHQGELPPLQGAGQPTIGIAFIQPDTDFWQTTILGKAPTTTAQPQVLVTLTDRGQIQYWQLETGTALKQPFWLPISSPAVGVAPSQRQPSPRGLVRSSAPPLPTAAVPPDPLTGFAISPEGRWLATTQVSGLLTIYRLQPDQTFERLYTLPQTGLVQQLAFSPLSNRLLGIDHDRVLIWDLKTGELVQVLQGHQAAITQARFSHDGWRVVTSSWDQTVALWEVKTGKRIQQWSHPDGVMTVGFRPDDWALAWAGQDGTLVTTALTHSHLPQVVQALGTPIVDVQYDATGRSLITTQASGLVQFWDVETGAEQGQLPPLSTQRAESGVVAPLPIQQVLLSPDGRYLTTLQGDGRVTAWTASWESLLALARDRSLRQLTPDECWQYLRLSATACPVLSLGDAMQVANPRLLLKARADLATSDPARLPHMQSASQLISLLGGLTRP from the coding sequence ATGTCGCGGGATGCTGTTGTTGTTGGGATTAACCGTTATCAGTACTTATCAAATTTACAGGCTCCGGCTCAGGATGCCGAGGCGATTGCCCATTGTTTACACACCTATGGCGACTTTCGTGTCAACCGTTTGCCGGAAGTCATTGACCAACAGCGACCTAAGGTGGGCGTGAACACGCCAGTAACCCGTCAGGAACTCGAAACTGCGCTGGTTCAACTATTTAAACCTAAGGGAAAATATATCCCCAACACGGCACTGTTTTATTATTCCGGGCATGGGTTGCAAAAGGATACGGGTATCCAAGAGGGGTACTTGGCTACTAGCGATGCCAACCCTAGCCAAGGGATGTATGGGCTATCCCTATTCTGGTTGCGTCGTCTCTTGCAAGAAAGTCCCGTTCGGCAACGGATTATTCTGCTGGATTGTTGCCATAGTGGTGAACTGCTGAATTTTCTTGAAGCCGATCCGGGTGCAACTCCCGGTACCGATCGCCTGTTCATGGCGGCCTCACGGGAGTATGAAGCGGCCTACGAATCCTTAGAAGGGACTTATAGTGTCTTCACCCAGGCATTGCTGAGGGGATTGGATCCCGAAGCACACGGAACCGTTACTAACTATGCCCTGACCAGTTGGGTGAGCCATGCCCTCAAGGGGGAATTGCAACAGCCCCTCTTTGAATGCTCGGGCCGGGAAATCGTCTTGACCAGTTGCCGGCTCGCGAGTGAGGGGGCGGCGGCAACCGCGGCTGGCGGTGCGGAACCCGTCGCTGTGGTTGATCCCTCTAGCCAACGGTGCCCTTTCCCGGGTTTGCGCCCCCTGACCAGGGATGATCCGTCGCTGTTGCCGAGTCGGGCTGAGATCATCGCAAGGCTCTATGAGCGCCTGCGGGAGTATACCCAGGTTACCCTGACGGGGGTGAGCGGCAGTGGTAAAACCTCACTGCTGCAACAGGAACTGCTGGCCCACTCCCAAACCCAGTCTTGGCAATTGCGTTATGTTACCCCTGGGCCTGATCCGCTGCAAAGTCTGGCTCTGACCTTTGTGACGAACACAGCAATAGGCATTGATCGTGCCAGTCAGTTACACCAGGCGATCGCCCTACTGGAGCAGGGGGGCACTGGCTTGGTCTGCCTGTGTGACGCTAGCTTGGGCACCGCTGAAGGCACGCTCTTAGTGATTGATCATCTAGAAAGCCTGTTACAGCCGTCGTTAGATAGCCACAATGGCTCCGATGTGAACCAGATGGCAACGCCAACGGCGGGTCGCTTCCTAACGACGTTGGTTGAAGCGGCCCGCCAGCAACCAGAGCGGGTGCGAATTCTCTGGTGTGTGCGCCAGGATTATTTGGCCGAGTGGACTCATTTCACCCAGACCCTGATGCCTGACACGCCAATGGATGTGGTTACCCTCACCCCACCCACCCCTGCCCAGATTCACTATGGCCTCACTGAGGGCTTGGGCCAAGTGGGCTACCGATTGGAACCCCACCTCCTCTACACCCTGAGCCTGGAACTGGGTATTCGCAACGCTGAACCGCAAGAAAATCGGGCTGTGGCCCTGCCGTTGCTCCAACTGCTACTGCATGAGTTGTGGCAACGATCGCCAGCGCTACGATCGCCAGGGCAGATGAGTGCCCCACGGGTCGTGTCTGCCGGTACCTACGCCCATGTTGATGGGATTCGGGGGGTCATCCATCGTCATGCGGATGCAGTCTTGGCCCGCCTCTCACCGGCTGAACGGGCGATCGCGCGACGTCTCTTCTTGGCCCTAGTCCATCTCCAAACCGGTCAGGCAATGGTGCCCCGCCGTGTCCGCAAGGATGATCTATTGGCACGGGTCCAGGCTATGCCAGGGGCAAGGTCGGTCTTTGAAACCCTAGTCGCAACCCGTCTGTTGGTCCTTGACCGCCAAAACGTTGAGGTTAGCCATCCGGAACTAGTCCGTTCCTGGCCTCCCTTGCAGGCTTGGGTTGCGGAACAGCAGGACAGCCTCTATCTACAACAACAGGTTGAACAGGCCGCCCACGAATGGCAGCAAACGGCCACGGCCCTGGGGCATCCGGTTCGTGTCCCCGCGCCACTGGCAAAGGACAGGCCGTGGACAACGCCCGTTGCCCCTAGCCTGTGGGTTGCTTCTCCCCAGGGCCAATGGCTTCAGGGAGACCTGCTGGCGGCGGCGGTGCGTCACTATGAGCAATGTCCCTATGATTTCTCGCCCCTAGCCCAGCGCTATATTGCCTTGAGTCATCGCGAGCAGCAGCGTCTGCGGCAGCAAACCCAACGATTACGGGCGATCGTGCCACTGGTTCTCCTGTTGGGGTTGGGAGCGGGCATTTGGCAATACTGCGCCCAGGTGCGTCAGGAATACCAGTTGCGCGTGGCGCGATCGCGGGAACGGGCCGCGATCGCCCAGACTATCCTGCAAGATCCGCAACGGGACCCAACCGCAGCGCTCTTAATCAGCCGAGTCGCTGTCGAGCAGGACTGGCGAACACCAGAAGCGCAAGCCAGTTTGCGTACTGCGTTACAACGCCTACAGCCATTGGTAGCCCACCAAGGTGAGTTACCCCCTTTACAAGGCGCAGGCCAACCTACCATCGGCATAGCATTTATTCAGCCGGATACGGATTTCTGGCAAACGACCATCCTGGGTAAAGCCCCCACAACCACTGCTCAACCTCAAGTTTTGGTCACCCTCACGGATAGGGGCCAAATCCAGTATTGGCAGCTTGAGACGGGAACCGCTCTAAAACAGCCCTTCTGGTTACCGATATCCTCGCCAGCAGTAGGGGTCGCTCCGTCCCAGAGACAACCATCGCCAAGGGGGTTGGTACGGTCTAGCGCCCCCCCCTTGCCTACAGCGGCGGTTCCTCCCGATCCCCTAACAGGGTTTGCTATCAGTCCAGAGGGACGTTGGTTGGCCACGACGCAGGTGAGCGGCCTGCTCACGATTTACCGGTTGCAGCCAGATCAGACCTTTGAACGGCTGTACACGTTACCGCAGACAGGTCTTGTCCAGCAGTTGGCCTTCAGTCCCCTCAGCAACCGTCTTTTAGGCATTGATCACGATCGTGTACTCATCTGGGATTTAAAGACTGGGGAACTAGTCCAGGTTCTTCAGGGGCATCAGGCGGCGATCACGCAGGCTCGCTTTAGCCATGATGGCTGGCGAGTGGTGACCAGTAGTTGGGATCAAACAGTGGCGTTGTGGGAGGTGAAGACGGGTAAGCGGATCCAGCAGTGGTCCCATCCTGACGGGGTGATGACCGTTGGGTTTAGGCCGGATGATTGGGCACTGGCGTGGGCGGGGCAAGATGGCACTCTGGTCACAACTGCACTCACCCATTCCCATCTTCCTCAGGTGGTGCAGGCGCTAGGAACCCCGATCGTCGATGTTCAATATGATGCAACTGGTCGATCGCTCATTACCACCCAAGCCAGTGGGCTGGTCCAGTTCTGGGATGTGGAGACTGGGGCGGAGCAGGGTCAACTTCCTCCCTTAAGTACCCAGAGGGCCGAGTCAGGGGTCGTGGCCCCTTTGCCTATACAGCAGGTGCTCCTAAGTCCGGATGGGCGGTACTTGACCACTTTGCAAGGGGATGGTCGCGTCACCGCTTGGACGGCTAGTTGGGAAAGTTTGCTGGCCCTCGCCCGCGATCGCTCCCTGCGGCAATTAACGCCCGATGAATGCTGGCAATATCTCAGACTGTCAGCAACGGCTTGCCCAGTCCTGAGTTTGGGGGATGCTATGCAAGTGGCTAACCCTCGCCTCCTGCTGAAGGCAAGGGCGGATCTGGCCACATCTGACCCAGCCCGATTGCCGCACATGCAATCAGCTTCCCAACTGATCAGTCTGCTCGGTGGTTTAACTCGCCCCTAG
- a CDS encoding retropepsin-like aspartic protease family protein: MTTSPAPVPSPALKTDPYQEAIGAATGAVNISQTAVGREDWRLAASRWERAIQLLQTVPKDHPQYAVAQHKIPQYQQLLADAKLRGTPPPPPPAAGDATPPFFAAPIKWKAGGIPIIDVRFDGKRTIEMAVDTGASGTLIPYQDARMLNLQPVATKPVAIADGSIVGLPIAPVKSIELDGRIKRNMVVAIAPPSMPIGLLGHDFYDGYDITIKERVVEFRRRDRT, from the coding sequence GTGACTACTAGCCCTGCCCCAGTTCCCTCACCGGCGCTTAAAACTGACCCCTACCAGGAGGCGATCGGGGCAGCGACAGGGGCTGTCAACATTAGCCAAACCGCTGTGGGACGAGAGGATTGGCGATTAGCAGCTAGCCGTTGGGAGCGGGCCATTCAGCTTTTGCAAACGGTTCCCAAAGATCACCCTCAGTATGCCGTTGCCCAACACAAGATTCCCCAATATCAGCAATTATTAGCTGATGCTAAATTGCGCGGTACACCACCCCCGCCACCACCGGCGGCTGGAGATGCAACTCCCCCCTTCTTCGCCGCACCGATCAAGTGGAAGGCCGGGGGCATTCCCATTATCGATGTCCGGTTTGATGGTAAACGCACGATCGAGATGGCCGTTGATACCGGTGCCTCCGGTACCCTGATCCCCTACCAGGATGCACGCATGTTAAATCTGCAACCGGTAGCGACCAAGCCAGTGGCGATTGCTGATGGCTCGATCGTCGGCTTACCGATCGCCCCGGTGAAGTCGATCGAACTCGATGGTCGTATTAAGCGGAATATGGTCGTCGCGATCGCGCCCCCCTCTATGCCCATTGGTCTGTTGGGGCATGATTTTTACGATGGCTACGACATTACAATTAAAGAGCGAGTTGTTGAATTCCGGCGCCGCGATCGCACCTAG
- a CDS encoding DUF3082 domain-containing protein: MTAPTPKPTAAPSQPASQFQPTILRCLMGSGLSAGLALGLYGLTYAIAQTFANKPITTTNTIALNISVAVRTLVVGIVALGMGVFGITALGLLALAVQLALTRRKASNSAPKS, from the coding sequence ATGACTGCACCCACCCCTAAACCCACGGCTGCTCCCTCCCAGCCTGCCAGTCAATTTCAACCGACGATCCTGCGCTGCCTAATGGGATCAGGGCTGTCGGCGGGCTTGGCGTTGGGGTTGTATGGACTCACCTACGCGATCGCCCAAACCTTTGCCAATAAGCCGATTACGACCACCAATACGATCGCCCTTAATATCAGCGTGGCCGTCCGCACCCTCGTAGTTGGGATTGTGGCCCTGGGTATGGGTGTCTTTGGCATCACGGCCTTGGGCTTATTGGCTCTAGCCGTACAACTGGCCTTGACCAGGCGAAAAGCCTCAAACTCTGCCCCAAAATCCTGA
- the ispE gene encoding 4-(cytidine 5'-diphospho)-2-C-methyl-D-erythritol kinase has protein sequence MHTYSLLAPAKINLYLEILGYREDGYHELAMVMQSIGLADRLTLRPLPTQTIRLLCHHPELTDTANNLAYRAAQLMATEFQDMFSKYGGVEITLDKRIPIGAGLAGGSTDAAAVLVGIDLLWRLGLTREELQHLGARLGSDVPFCIAGGTSLATGRGEVLSPLTDLADLWIVLAKYRSLHIDTGWAYRTYRQQFGQPYVPQPARPAGERVRSGALVSAIAHRDHRQLGLNLSNDFERVIFPAHPQVQQLREVLQVQPGVLGAMMSGSGPSVFALVESQAEAIAVQTQVREQLADPDLDLWVTQVIPTGIQIITDG, from the coding sequence ATGCACACCTACTCGCTCCTTGCCCCGGCCAAAATCAACCTGTATTTAGAAATTCTGGGCTATCGGGAGGATGGTTATCATGAGTTAGCGATGGTGATGCAGAGTATTGGTCTTGCCGATCGCCTGACCCTGCGGCCCCTACCAACGCAAACGATTCGCCTGCTGTGCCACCATCCCGAACTGACCGATACTGCTAATAATCTGGCCTATCGGGCAGCGCAATTGATGGCGACGGAATTCCAGGATATGTTTTCCAAGTATGGTGGAGTTGAAATCACGCTGGATAAACGAATTCCGATCGGAGCCGGGCTAGCTGGGGGTTCAACCGATGCCGCCGCCGTGCTGGTGGGGATTGATCTGCTGTGGCGGCTGGGGTTAACGCGGGAGGAATTGCAACACCTGGGCGCACGGCTGGGTTCGGATGTCCCATTCTGCATTGCTGGGGGCACTTCCCTGGCGACGGGGCGCGGAGAAGTGCTATCCCCCCTGACGGATCTCGCGGATCTGTGGATTGTGCTTGCTAAGTATCGATCGCTGCATATTGATACGGGTTGGGCCTACAGAACCTATCGGCAGCAGTTTGGCCAGCCCTATGTCCCGCAGCCGGCGCGGCCCGCCGGGGAACGGGTGCGATCGGGGGCTTTGGTGAGTGCGATCGCCCATCGGGATCATCGGCAACTCGGTTTAAACTTGAGTAATGACTTTGAGCGAGTGATTTTCCCAGCCCATCCCCAGGTGCAGCAGTTGCGGGAGGTGTTGCAAGTTCAACCGGGGGTCTTGGGGGCGATGATGTCGGGTTCAGGACCCAGCGTTTTTGCCTTAGTGGAATCCCAAGCCGAAGCGATAGCCGTCCAAACCCAGGTTCGTGAGCAACTCGCTGATCCTGATCTAGATCTCTGGGTTACCCAAGTCATCCCGACAGGGATTCAAATCATTACCGATGGCTGA
- the alr gene encoding alanine racemase, producing MLQEGNLSSGWQPGLSGRGRLPSYSHVVPSVPVVLPQCHRAWVEIDLTALRHNVRQVRSLLAPKTQLMAIVKADAYGHGAVLVAKTVLQAGATWLGVATVPEGIELREAGITAPILVLGAPNTAEQVQAIAYWHLQPTLSTPKQALICAETLSTLAQPDPLPVHLMLDTGMSRQGAPWPEAATFVELVRRLPNLRLVAVYSHLATADDPDPTILRLQHHRFEQAIATLQANGFIPPMLHLANSAATLSDRRLHYDMVRTGLALYGLYPAPHFQPGATGPHTLPAVSLKPVLQVKARITQVKTIAAGTGVSYGYQFVADRDLPIAVVGIGYADGVPRNLSNRMQVLIRGQRVPQIGAITMDQLMLDVSSLPDVQVGEVVTLLGHDGTEAITADDWATLLGTISWEILCGFKHRLPRVAIPGDRIR from the coding sequence ATGTTGCAGGAAGGAAACCTCTCGTCAGGATGGCAACCGGGATTGTCAGGTAGGGGCCGGTTGCCATCCTACTCCCACGTGGTCCCTAGCGTACCCGTCGTTTTGCCCCAGTGTCATCGGGCGTGGGTAGAGATTGATCTGACAGCCCTGCGCCACAATGTACGGCAGGTACGATCGCTGCTGGCACCCAAAACTCAGTTGATGGCAATTGTCAAAGCGGATGCTTACGGCCACGGAGCGGTGCTGGTGGCCAAGACTGTTTTGCAGGCAGGTGCGACTTGGTTAGGGGTGGCCACGGTGCCGGAGGGGATTGAGTTACGGGAAGCCGGGATTACGGCTCCGATTCTGGTTCTAGGTGCGCCCAATACGGCTGAACAGGTGCAGGCGATCGCCTACTGGCATTTGCAGCCGACCCTGAGTACGCCCAAGCAAGCCTTGATCTGTGCGGAAACTCTGTCGACCCTGGCCCAACCCGATCCCCTGCCGGTCCACCTGATGCTCGATACAGGGATGTCTCGCCAGGGTGCCCCCTGGCCGGAAGCAGCAACTTTTGTGGAATTGGTGCGCCGTCTACCTAACCTGCGCCTGGTGGCGGTGTATTCCCACTTAGCCACTGCCGATGACCCGGACCCAACGATCCTGCGGTTACAGCACCATCGGTTTGAACAGGCGATCGCGACGCTCCAGGCCAATGGCTTTATCCCCCCGATGCTACACCTGGCCAACTCGGCTGCAACCTTGAGCGATCGCCGCCTCCATTACGATATGGTGCGGACGGGTTTGGCTCTCTATGGCCTCTATCCGGCTCCCCACTTCCAACCGGGGGCAACAGGTCCCCACACCCTGCCCGCTGTGAGTTTGAAACCCGTGTTACAGGTCAAGGCCCGCATTACCCAGGTCAAGACGATCGCGGCGGGGACGGGGGTTAGCTATGGCTATCAATTTGTGGCCGATCGGGATTTACCGATCGCGGTCGTCGGGATTGGGTATGCCGATGGGGTTCCGCGTAATTTGTCAAACCGGATGCAAGTCTTGATTCGTGGGCAGCGAGTCCCGCAGATTGGGGCGATCACGATGGATCAACTCATGCTCGATGTGTCGAGCCTCCCAGATGTTCAGGTAGGGGAAGTGGTCACCCTGCTAGGCCACGATGGCACAGAGGCCATCACTGCCGACGATTGGGCAACCCTGTTGGGCACCATTTCCTGGGAAATCCTGTGTGGTTTCAAACATCGACTACCCAGAGTTGCCATTCCCGGTGACCGCATCCGATAG
- a CDS encoding FtsX-like permease family protein has protein sequence MASIARRNLFEDLPRFLIAQAGITFAVSLITIQAGILQGFTRSTALIIDQSPADLWVASDQMEHLELTEPLPLSMVEQAAAVSGVQRAEALLIGSGRWYSGQGSPDTVRIFGFDPQGKLFVPGTVIAGSVEALMAPYTVLVDRSNLRSLNISGVGTTARIRSLPVKVVGITQGTQSIAASAFVFASLPTAKAYSTAGLTSQLNCQIRDGNLQCTNAYQPSAAAPSVDPSQPLPPLSAADPISYILVQAAPGQDLATLSRRLEAALPGTHVYTRAAMAERTRRYWQHRTGVGFVLGLGAAVGIIVGTVIVGQILYASVTDHLKEFGTLKAMGASNWTLYRIVLEQAIWMALLGYLPGVAICWGVKTWALATQGILILMSPGTLVGVLVLTVGMCTGSAFFAIQKVTRIDPAIVFNT, from the coding sequence ATGGCCTCCATCGCTCGCCGCAACCTGTTTGAAGATCTCCCCCGCTTCCTGATTGCCCAGGCCGGGATTACCTTTGCGGTTAGCCTGATTACTATTCAGGCCGGGATTCTGCAAGGGTTTACTCGCTCTACAGCCCTCATTATTGACCAGTCCCCAGCCGATCTCTGGGTGGCCTCAGACCAGATGGAACACCTGGAACTGACGGAACCCCTCCCCCTCTCTATGGTGGAGCAGGCGGCAGCGGTGAGCGGCGTGCAGCGGGCGGAGGCCCTGTTGATCGGGTCGGGACGTTGGTACAGCGGTCAAGGCTCCCCCGATACTGTGCGCATTTTCGGCTTTGATCCCCAGGGGAAATTATTTGTACCGGGTACGGTGATTGCGGGCAGCGTGGAGGCGTTGATGGCCCCCTATACCGTCTTGGTCGATCGCAGCAATCTGCGATCGCTCAACATTAGCGGTGTTGGGACCACGGCACGGATTCGCTCCCTACCCGTTAAAGTCGTGGGAATTACCCAGGGAACCCAATCGATCGCTGCCAGTGCCTTTGTCTTTGCCTCCTTACCCACGGCCAAAGCCTACTCAACCGCTGGTTTAACGTCGCAACTCAACTGTCAGATCCGGGATGGCAACCTGCAATGTACCAACGCCTATCAACCATCCGCAGCCGCCCCCAGCGTTGATCCTTCCCAACCCCTGCCCCCCCTATCCGCCGCCGATCCCATCTCCTACATTCTGGTGCAGGCTGCTCCTGGTCAGGATTTAGCGACTCTCAGTCGACGTTTGGAGGCAGCTCTACCCGGAACCCACGTGTATACCCGTGCAGCGATGGCGGAGCGGACCCGCCGCTACTGGCAGCACCGAACCGGGGTGGGTTTCGTACTGGGGTTAGGCGCAGCCGTGGGCATTATTGTCGGCACGGTGATTGTAGGGCAAATCCTCTATGCCTCCGTCACCGACCACCTGAAGGAATTTGGCACCCTTAAGGCAATGGGGGCTTCCAATTGGACTCTCTATCGTATCGTTCTGGAACAAGCCATCTGGATGGCCCTACTGGGCTACCTACCCGGGGTTGCAATTTGCTGGGGGGTAAAAACTTGGGCCTTGGCTACCCAGGGCATTTTAATCCTCATGAGTCCAGGCACCCTCGTGGGCGTATTGGTGCTCACCGTTGGCATGTGTACTGGTTCCGCCTTTTTTGCCATCCAGAAGGTAACCCGCATTGACCCGGCGATCGTCTTCAATACCTAA
- a CDS encoding glycosyltransferase family 4 protein gives MKVLVLSWEFPPRLVGGIARHVSELYPELVRLGHDIHLITVEFGEAPLYEEVEGIAVHRVRVRPSENFLQWVTNMNLSMGDYAGNLLRSQPNFDLIHAHDWLVGDAAIALKHLFRIPMIATIHATEAGRHRGLYTDVHHYISNKERLLAHDAWRVIVCSNYMRQEVMGVLGCPYDKVDVIYNGIRPEKKQKPQEFDAIEFRSRFATPAEKVVYYVGRMTHEKGVSVLLDAVPKVLAGLDGQGKFVIIGGGNADPLKHQAWQLGIWDRCYFVGFMSDRDLDRFQTIADCAVFPSLYEPFGIVALESFAARVPVVVSNAGGLPEVVQHGKTGIVTWANSPDSLAWGILEILKNPDYAAQLVENAYQDLERRFSWPKLAQQTEAVYRHVLAERAQIIW, from the coding sequence ATGAAGGTTCTGGTTCTTAGTTGGGAATTTCCGCCCCGGCTGGTAGGAGGAATTGCCAGACATGTCTCAGAACTGTACCCAGAGTTGGTACGTTTGGGGCATGATATCCATTTAATCACAGTTGAATTTGGTGAAGCGCCCCTCTATGAGGAGGTGGAGGGCATTGCTGTCCATCGGGTGCGGGTGCGACCCAGTGAAAATTTTTTGCAGTGGGTGACCAATATGAACCTGAGTATGGGGGATTATGCGGGCAACCTGCTGCGATCGCAGCCGAACTTTGATCTCATCCATGCCCACGACTGGTTGGTGGGGGACGCGGCGATCGCCCTCAAGCATTTGTTCCGAATTCCGATGATTGCAACCATCCATGCCACCGAAGCAGGCCGCCACCGAGGTCTGTACACCGATGTTCACCACTATATTTCCAACAAGGAACGACTACTGGCCCATGATGCCTGGCGGGTGATTGTGTGTTCCAACTATATGCGCCAGGAGGTGATGGGGGTATTGGGGTGTCCCTACGATAAGGTGGATGTGATTTATAACGGCATTCGTCCCGAGAAAAAACAAAAACCTCAGGAATTTGATGCGATCGAATTTCGATCGCGCTTTGCGACGCCAGCGGAAAAGGTGGTTTATTATGTGGGGCGCATGACCCATGAGAAGGGGGTATCTGTCCTACTAGATGCAGTACCCAAGGTATTAGCAGGCCTTGATGGGCAAGGCAAATTTGTCATTATTGGCGGGGGGAACGCTGATCCCCTCAAACACCAGGCATGGCAACTCGGCATTTGGGATCGGTGTTACTTTGTCGGGTTTATGTCCGATCGCGATTTGGATCGGTTCCAAACGATCGCAGATTGTGCGGTTTTCCCCAGTCTGTATGAGCCGTTCGGGATTGTGGCGTTGGAAAGTTTTGCCGCGCGGGTGCCGGTTGTGGTCTCCAATGCGGGGGGATTACCGGAGGTGGTTCAACATGGCAAAACGGGGATTGTTACCTGGGCCAATAGTCCGGATTCGCTGGCCTGGGGCATCCTGGAGATTTTGAAGAATCCAGACTATGCCGCTCAATTGGTGGAAAATGCCTATCAAGATCTCGAACGCCGGTTTTCCTGGCCCAAGTTGGCACAGCAAACAGAAGCCGTCTACCGACATGTACTGGCGGAGCGAGCGCAGATTATCTGGTAA